GGTGTAGGCGACGACGTCGCGGATGACTTCCTCGAGGAAGATATGGAGGACGCCGCGGGTCTCCGCGTAGACCATGCCGGCGATGCGCTTCACGCCGCCCCTCCTCGCCAGCCTCCGgatcgccggcttggtgatgccctCGATGTTGTCGCGGAGGATCTTCCGGTGGCGCTTGGCGCCGCCCTTGCCCAGCCCCTTGGCGCCCTTGCCGCGCCCTGACATCGCCGCTCCGGTCCGCTACGAGAGGGTGATTAGGAAGAAGAGGAACTGCTTTGGAGGGTGACGCTTGTGATGGGGTTGGGAGTTCAGGGTGAGGGTTAGTTTATATGGGAATGGGAAGGATTTGGGAGGGAAGTCTCCAAACTGCTCGTCGGTTTGTTGTCAAAAATAAAAAAACTGCTCGTCGGTTTTCAGCGACTCAGCAACCAACGAGCCACCGATTTAGTGCGGCCCTAGCGGTAGCAACCCATCTGATCGTTTAGTGGTAGCAGCCCATCTGATCAATTGGAGCCAGCCGagtctgttttttttttttttgagagaatTCTTTATTTGGTCCTTTCTTAAAATCTACTTCTTTATTTGGCACAAAAAATACAGTttcttccttatttgacactggatGTAAATTGTATTCCTTATGTGACACTTTCATCTATTTTGACCACTAACGGTGTTAAATGTGATTCCGCAAAAAAAAGGTGTTAAATGTTGATATGAAAAGATCATTTTGCCCTGGTATTGTATTTATTGATTTTTGCTAATTATAAAGTAATACTCGGCTGATATATAATCTAATTAATGTATGTACTAGCAGGTCTCGTCCGATCAAGCACCTCGGTACATAACAGTTGGCATGTCCTGTATACGGCTAAAAAAATGTACGTCTTGTACACACGATTAATGATGTACTCCCTTCATTCTAAAATAAATGTCATTTTTCTTGCGGGAtctaaaataagtgtcttaactttgtattAACTTAGTATAAAGTTGTATTAAAGATAAAACACTTGTTTTGAGACGAAGGGGTACTAATTTTTCCGATAACGGACATTTCATTGAATTTGTAGGAGGAAAGATGATTGGTGGAattgttgttgtattgcttgagcctcgtgaacAAATACATAGTAGTACATGAACCATCTTGCAGTACAAGACAAGGTAGAAATAAAtgtctatcctatacttcctaataatcacGATAGTCAACATTCCTTAGAGTCACAACAGTAGCAAAGCAGACGGTGAGGATGCAGAAGAATCCGAAGGTAAGCAGACGGATATCCTCCCACAGTCATAACGATCGATGCATCGCGGATGTTGTGGTcggagtgaaaaccgacgaggttgcccaagtaaggcggtagccctttgtgccgttgtcAAGGTAGCCGAGAGTctagggtggtgtagccgtggtcgaggtagcgtGTGAGGGATGCCGTGGTCGATGTCAAGTCAGGTGGCCAGTGTCGAGGTACTCGCCGTGAGGCCGCGTGCGCAAGGAGGTGCCTTGTTAGTCATGGACACAGTGGTGTCGAGGTAGTGGTGCGTCGGGAAGAAGACGATGTTGATGAGGCGTCGcgccgggtttgccaagcccggagACACGTCATGGACGAAGGCATGCGTCGGTGTTGCCAGGATTGGGTATGCATAGACTGACGAAGTCGATGTTGATGAGGCGTCGCACCAGGCTTGctaggcccggggacacgtcatggacgaaggcacgcgtcggtgttgccagcaccgggcatgggTAGATGGGTACATGCACGAGTGTGTACGCCATGTTAGGGGGGCCAATAGAGGAGGACTCGATGACGGTTGCAACGCCAGTTGACATGGGGTAGAAGGTGTCGATGTCGACCGTGGTTGTAGGAGTATATGAAGTGGTTGGGGAAGATGACAGCGACGCTGGCGATGAGCTGGTACTGGATgaggacgaatgggtggagtggcgGCGCAGCTCAGGTAGGCGAGCGGCAGCGGCATGGAGGAGGAAGAGcgacggcggctaggttaggagcgcggtggcggtgcacgaagtaggcgaggaagaacccgacagcatgacgaagaccggGCGCGAACGGTGGCATTCCCGTGTCGCTGTCAACGCGCAGGGATGGCGGAGTGGACCGCGTGCCATGGCGCAGCGGCAGTGCGCGGGTTGGGACGGCGATGGGGAAATCCTCGGGGCAGTGGCAGGGACCGCGCGCCCTACGCCCTGAAGGGGCGACATAGTGGCAGCGCGAGGGCTGATGCAGCTGCGGGATGGCCTCGGGGCGACGGGTCGACTGCGTGCCATGACGCTATGGCCCGAAGGGGCAACGCAGTGGCAACGCGTAGGTTGGTGCAACCGCGAGGGCGTCATGGCGGCGGCGTGGACTACAAGCCGCGACACTACGGCCTGAAGGGGCGATGCAGCTACAGCGcgcgagtcgatgcagccgcgGGGACGACCTCGGGGAGGCAGTGTGGAACACGTGCCGTGGTGCTACGGCCAGAAGGGGCAATGTAGCAGCGGCGCTACAGCCTGACGGAGTGACACAatggcagcccgttgctcgatagGAGGGGCACACTGTACTCGCGGACAATCTTCAAGGGACCTGCGGAGGTGCACACAAAGCGACGGGCCAGGTCAGTCTCGCGGCGCGGATGGAACGGAGCGGCGAACAAGTGATCAATCTGACCGCTCGCAAGGTCGGGGACGCTGCTCGTTGATGAAGTGGTCGTGCCACCGAGGCCACGCATGAACAGCCAGCACGTGCACGCCCCACGCCCGAGCAGGGCACGAGGTGCGCAACACAGCCTTGTCGGTCAACGTATCATGTGCATGGCGGCACCAATGTGTCCATGGCGGACTGATGCACCTGAGCGGGATGAAGGTTGATAGAGGGTCCCGATCCAATCATGAGAATGACGGCCAGCGCAGAGTGACGGGTGGACAGATGCATGGACAGCAGCCATAGGCCGCCTTGTGTCGTGCGAGGCCTTCGTTTCGAAGAAGAGGCCGGTAGAGTCGACGCCAAAGTCGAAGTAGAGGCGCGCGAGGGCGACGGGCGGCAGTGGGCGATGCAAACCGATCTTAGATTGGAAAACCCAAATGAAACGCCGATCAACACGACCAGCTTgagagagaaaacccggatcaaGGATCAAGAAAGGGACTCTCTAGTGCAGCTGGTCAACATGACCGGCGGACGAACTCTAGGTACGGGAGGCGC
This region of Triticum aestivum cultivar Chinese Spring chromosome 2D, IWGSC CS RefSeq v2.1, whole genome shotgun sequence genomic DNA includes:
- the LOC123049122 gene encoding histone H4-like translates to MSGRGKGAKGLGKGGAKRHRKILRDNIEGITKPAIRRLARRGGVKRIAGMVYAETRGVLHIFLEEVIRDVVAYTQHARRKTVTAMDVVFALKRQGRTLYGFGV